The following are from one region of the Endozoicomonas sp. 4G genome:
- the amrA gene encoding AmmeMemoRadiSam system protein A yields MDLNLTELDKKNLLRLARHTIANVCVEGEPPELDVTQFPAKLQAHLASFVTLQKFGELRGCIGSLTPRKPLIEDIAYNAFASAFRDQRFFPVTENELADLSIEISILTPMTLMTIETEEDLLKQLRPGIDGLLIEGDDHKATFLPQVWEQLSEPDQFLLHLKHKAGLQSHEWPENMKCFSYQCLKFKED; encoded by the coding sequence ATGGATCTTAATCTCACGGAACTGGATAAAAAAAATCTGTTACGTCTGGCCAGACACACGATCGCCAACGTCTGCGTTGAAGGTGAACCGCCTGAGCTGGATGTCACTCAGTTTCCAGCGAAACTGCAGGCTCACCTCGCGTCATTTGTGACACTTCAGAAGTTTGGAGAGCTGAGGGGCTGCATCGGTTCACTGACACCCCGGAAACCGTTAATAGAAGACATCGCATACAATGCTTTTGCCAGCGCTTTCAGAGATCAGCGCTTCTTTCCTGTGACCGAAAACGAACTGGCGGACCTGAGTATTGAAATATCTATCCTGACCCCGATGACGCTTATGACGATTGAGACTGAAGAAGATCTTCTCAAGCAGTTACGTCCGGGTATTGATGGCCTGCTGATTGAGGGAGACGATCACAAAGCCACTTTCCTTCCCCAGGTATGGGAACAGCTGAGTGAACCTGACCAGTTCCTACTCCACCTGAAACACAAAGCCGGACTTCAGTCTCATGAGTGGCCCGAAAACATGAAGTGCTTTTCCTACCAGTGTCTTAAATTCAAAGAAGATTAA
- the amrB gene encoding AmmeMemoRadiSam system protein B gives MNVRQPAVSGVFYPDQPELLKTVVNNLISEATERELSPKVLIVPHAGYIYSGAIAASGYKQLGLYRSKIKRVVLLGPSHQTAFEGIALPDCEAYSTPLGDIPLDADAIESLSRFNQVHTLDAAHAHEHSLEVQCPFLQSTLDHFKLIPLVVGDASPYAVAEVIDFLWGGDETLIVISSDLSHYLSYEEANRRDSLTTKAIEQMSSCLTGGQACGSYPLNGMLKIAQRRGMEVVTLDVRNSGDTAGDKKRVVGYGAYVIQ, from the coding sequence ATGAATGTTCGACAACCCGCTGTGTCTGGTGTTTTCTATCCCGACCAGCCAGAACTGCTGAAAACCGTCGTCAATAACCTGATATCCGAAGCCACTGAAAGAGAACTGTCGCCTAAAGTCCTGATCGTACCTCATGCCGGATACATCTACTCCGGTGCGATTGCTGCATCGGGCTATAAACAGTTAGGGCTTTACCGCAGCAAGATCAAAAGAGTGGTATTGCTGGGCCCTTCTCACCAGACTGCATTTGAAGGAATAGCCCTTCCAGACTGCGAAGCCTACTCAACCCCCTTGGGCGATATTCCATTGGATGCTGATGCCATCGAAAGCCTGAGTCGATTCAATCAGGTACACACCCTGGATGCAGCTCATGCACATGAGCACAGTCTGGAAGTCCAGTGCCCCTTTCTGCAAAGCACCCTGGATCACTTCAAACTCATTCCCCTGGTCGTGGGTGATGCTTCACCATACGCCGTTGCTGAAGTGATCGACTTTCTCTGGGGCGGCGATGAAACCCTGATCGTCATCAGCTCAGACCTCAGTCACTACCTCAGCTACGAAGAAGCCAACCGGCGCGACAGTCTGACCACCAAAGCCATAGAACAAATGAGCAGCTGTTTGACTGGCGGACAGGCCTGTGGCAGCTATCCTCTCAATGGTATGCTGAAAATAGCCCAGCGCAGGGGCATGGAAGTCGTTACTCTGGATGTTAGAAACTCTGGTGATACTGCGGGTGATAAAAAACGGGTCGTGGGATATGGAGCCTATGTTATCCAGTAA